One window from the genome of Salvia miltiorrhiza cultivar Shanhuang (shh) chromosome 7, IMPLAD_Smil_shh, whole genome shotgun sequence encodes:
- the LOC130993293 gene encoding LOW QUALITY PROTEIN: aluminum-activated malate transporter 4-like (The sequence of the model RefSeq protein was modified relative to this genomic sequence to represent the inferred CDS: deleted 1 base in 1 codon): protein MAGNFGSLRQSFVERGKERLLSRKYYSEVELDDYYVRHEGCFHWLFRIMGESLSRWWKSLEEIAVSAYQMGRSDPRKAMFAAKMGCALSLVSLLIFFKEPSTYITKHSIWAILTVVVVFEFSIGATLNKGFNRALGTFSAGALSLGIAELAKLAGEFQEVVVVISIFIAGFLSSYLKLHPAVKQYEYGFRVFMLTFCIVLVSDSSEFLQTAVSRLVLIACGAGVCLVVNVCIFPIWSGEDLHKLVVKNIKGVATSLEGCINMYLQCVEYERIPSKILIYQASDDPLYKGYRTAVESTSQEETLLGFAVWEPPHGRYKMLNYPWGDYVRVSGALRHCAFMVMAMHGCILSEIQAPSELRQVFREGIQRVGTEGAKVLRMLSEKVEKMEKLNPEDPLADVHDAAENLQMMIDQKSYLLVNADSWESDRRPENFDPEKIRELKENENKPFLIKSLSSINQQSTHTLRNYDAVNANRSINFSRSELGSGEDVLKEQTMWPSRLSLIGDAILNEREVRTYESASVLSLATFTSLLIEFVARLQNLIHSFEELSEKAKFREPFETMETQTSTGFCSKVLKCLCCKD, encoded by the exons ATGGCCGGTAATTTTGGGTCGTTGAGACAGAGCTTTGTAGAGAGAGGGAAAGAGCGGCTGCTGTCGAGAAAGTACTACTCGGAGGTGGAATTGGACGACTACTACGTCAGACATGAGGGCTGCTTCCACTGGCTCTTCCGAATCATGGGAGAGAGCTTGTCGAGGTGGTGGAAGAGTCTCGAGGAGATTGCAGTTAGCGCCTACCAGATGGGAAGATCCGACCCGAGAAAGGCCATGTTCGCCGCCAAAATGGGCTGCGCTTTGTCTCTCGTTTCTCTCCTCATCTTTTTCAAGGAGCCCTCCACTTATATCACCAAGCATTCCATCTGGGCCATTCTCACCGTTGTAGTTGTTTTCGAGTTCAGCATAG GGGCTACATTAAACAAAGGGTTTAATCGAGCTTTGGGGACTTTCTCTGCTGGTGCATTATCTTTGGGAATTGCAGAATTGGCAAAGCTTGCTGGAGAATTTCAAGAAGTGGTGGTTGTCATCAGTATTTTCATAGCAG GGTTCTTGTCTAGTTATTTGAAGTTGCACCCGGCCGTGAAGCAGTACGAATATGGATTTCGGGTATTCATGCTGACGTTTTGCATAGTACTGGTGTCTGATTCATCGGAGTTTCTTCAAACCGCTGTTTCTAGATTGGTGCTGATCGCATGTGGCGCTGGTGTTTGCTTGGTCGTGAATGTATGCATTTTCCCTATTTGGTCTGGTGAAGATTTGCACAAGCTGGTTGTGAAGAACATTAAAGGGGTTGCCACGTCTTTGGAAG GTTGTATCAATATGTATTTGCAATGTGTTGAGTATGAAAGGATACCATCAAAAATCCTTATCTACCAGGCTTCTGATGATCCTCTTTACAAGGGATATAGAACTGCTGTGGAGTCCACGAGCCAAGAGGAGACTCTG TTAGGGTTTGCTGTATGGGAACCACCCCATGGCCGTTATAAAATGCTGAACTATCCTTGGGGCGACTACGTGAGAGTCAGTGGTGCTCTGAGGCACTGTGCTTTCATGGTGATGGCGATGCACGGGTGTATTCTTTCAGAAATACAG GCACCTTCTGAACTAAGGCAGGTGTTTAGGGAAGGAATTCAGAGAGTCGGGACC GAAGGAGCTAAAGTTTTGAGAATGCTTAGTGAAAAAGTCGAAAAGATGGAAAAATTGAATCCAGAAGACCCTCTTGCAGATGTTCATGATGCTGCAGAGAATTTGCAGATGATGATTGACCAGAAATCTTATCTTTTAGTGAATGCAGATAGTTGGGAGAGCGATAGACGGCCTGAGAATTTTGATCCGGAAAAGATTCGTGAGCTCAAAGAGAATGAAAACAAGCCATTCTTGATCAAGTCTCTCAGCTCAATCAATCAGCAATCGACTCACACACTGCGAAACTACGATGCAGTCAACGCAAACAGGAGCATCAATTTCTCCCGCTCCGAACTGGGTTCTGGAGAGGACGTCCTCAAAGAGCAGACCATGTGGCCTTCGCGCCTCTCTCTCATCGGTGATGCCATCCTCAACGAGCGTGAAGTCCGGACATATGAAAGCGCAAGTGTGTTGTCTCTAGCAACTTTTACTTCTTTGTTGATCGAGTTCGTTGCCAGGCTTCAGAACCTGATTCACTCGTTCGAGGAACTCAGCGAGAAGGCCAAGTTCCGGGAGCCGTTTGAGACGATGGAAACACAAACCAGCACCGGTTTCTGCTCCAAAGTGCTCAAATGCTTATGCTGCAAAGACTAA